ATTTATTGAAACCATTGAAGGGAATGTATTTCTCCTTGATAAACAACTCTCTGGAATTTCAAAACgctaaaaataattcaaatactCCTTCCCGGGTATAGCCTTATTTCTGAATATTATCTCTAGTTACAGAGGTTAGCGAATAGCGAATAGAGCTATGCGTGTCTGAATCAGGTGGCTACCTATAATTAGGGTAATGTTGATATAGGTAAAAATTTGCcatataaaatcaaaatttcacaaaaatagATGGATAGTAGGACCTCAGCCTTACTTAAAGCCCCAGAAGAGAATGATAAACCTAACAAGGCTGATTCTTTTACGTTTCGCATTGCAGTAAAATTGGAAATGAAACGATCATTCGACAGGtacaaagttttttaaaaagactGTTAAGCCTATTTGCTCATGGATAACTATTGAGCCCCTTTGAAATAATCCTATTGCACTAGTAAGTTCAATCAAAAGAATCTACGGCCTCATTACTGAGGCGATTGGCTAAGCTACATTGAGTGGCAAAAGCAGTTGGAACGCCTCCCTTAAGTGGGTAGTCAACAACCCTCTATGTATTAAACATAATTAACAGAAATCTTGTAATCCATGTCTGATAAGTGACTTAAAAGTCCCTTTTTTCCCCTAAAAAAGTGTTGCAAAAATTAAGTAACTTATTTTGTTAACACCAGGCAATATAAAGATGGGGGAGAACgggaaataaatataatttttttgccaaaattcGAAAGTAGAGCCCGCTGAGGCTTTGCCACTCATTCCTGATTTTAAGTTTTCTGATATATTGGACCAAGCTTTCATGTGTGCGACAGATGATTCATTCTCCCCGACtgatttcaattctttttctctAGTGCCGTAGACTGACAACCTCTTGACCTACTATAGACGTAGTGTTTGTTAACTTGTTTTCATTGtctattttttggttttgtcttgttttttcacaaaaagTTCTAACATGAACCGAGACCTTTAACGTTGATTACAGCAGaagcttttttttaatggtaatgTATTGAGAGGGTGTCTGTGCAAGTCACGTATTCCAATTTTACAACTCAGGACCTTTCACTTGACTTCCTACTGCATACATAAACACCACTAAGATTACGATGAAGCTCttcatttcagtttttgaaGTCAGTAGGACTGACAGTACGACGtagcaaattttcaaaatgctACTGGTAAATCTTCTATTCGAAATGAAACCCAAAGAAGTCTTTCCCACAATAGTCCCTgttgattttagtttattttcattcattgtaCGCTAAACTCTGCAATAAAAGTATCCGTAAAAGTATCCGTAAAAGAACTCTGTATAAACTAAATATCTCCTAATTAACCTCACATTTCATAAATAATTCTGTGGGAGAAGTCTTGTGGTTAtataaaacaaagcaaaaactaGTAATTTCTATAAGCTAACTCTCTCAAAGCTGACCTTCATTTTTCGTAAGCATACAATGTTAATCACACTCAAGTTTACTGTCAAGAGTGTCGGATACAAAATGAAGcttttcaaacagttttaagaaagctcggtggtgttttctttttttgtgtgtgtactAAACGTTTATTTACGACCAATCGATTTGCTTAAACGCATATTATATTACGCTTGGCTTTTAGAATTGACTGGCCCCTTTACGTCCACTTATTATGTTTTCATTagcctttcttttgttttcttacgAATATAccacagaaaacaaacaagaaaagaagcagAGAAGGCTTAGAGCCTTCAACCAATCTCATGGCGTCAACGTTGTCGTATGAAAATTACGAGCTAAATGGCTAAAGAAATCGGCGCATAAAAAGGGGACTGGGGCACACAAAGCTCCATTCATCCGATTCCAGGCCTCATCTGTTTCACCATCTTCCTCATCATATCCCtgtacaagaaaataaaacagaaggtGTGAAACATGACTGCTGAAACAAAGAAGGATGAGTACAAGGAAGTCGATCTTTTCGAAAGTCCAGTAATGAAAGAACGAGTTCAAAAATTAGGCCGATAGCAGGAAAGATAGGAAATAAGATAAAGCAATTAATTGTTACCGAATCGCAGTAAGTCTCTCTTCCACCGACTCCCAAGGGTTGCGATCTTCACTGAATTCAAGAAGATCTACAAACAAACCAAGATCAAATTTAAGAACATAAAGAACCTTACAGCTGTTAAGGCATGAGAAAGATTACTCCTTTTCTATTATAACTGAGTATCAACTGAGCCGAAGGTCTTCTTCATCTCCCTTCGTTCAGAGAAGTACAAATAGGATacaagactaaaaaaaaactgtttttgccGATTGCTACGCATAAAAATTATCGTGAAAGTAGTCCTGGTTAAATACTTCACGCAGACCTTGGGCGAGTTTCATTTCACTGATCCAGTCTCCCTCTTTGTAATATTTCACGCGCAGATTCTGCACAAAGAAAAGATGTAAAAGTGATTAAGTCTATGAGGCCACCCCTCAATTGCAGAAGAATACAACTATACCTAAGCCCCCTCCTACCCTAACGGTACGTTCTTCTCCTCACGCTCACAGTCACGTATGGCGCTAATGCACGCTGCCACTTAGCGTCAATCACGAACACCGGTGCACGCTTAATGATAAAATGCTACAATTCCATTAGCGAAGAATGTTCATTTaccagaaaaggaaatctcTCCATGCGTGTGAGTTGTAGAATACGATCCACATCATATTCCAGACGGGCGACTTTCTTGGCCTGTGTGTAGGTCGTACTCATTTGTGCAATGAGAATGTTGAGTAGAATCACTATCACGATCCCCATGTAGGCCATCATTAACAGAATGGAGAGCCAGCTGCAAGGAATAAATCAAATGCTCTTACGTGGTTAGTTTCACCTATTATCTTAGTGGTAATAAACTCATCTTAAGGTAAAGAGATCTGAACAAGTAAACGGAGTAAAAACATATTCGACCTTTTAGAGAAAAATCAACTCACTTGAAATTTGAATAATCGTAAGCAATTGGTCTTTGTTCAGAGAGCGCGCGAAAGCCACTCAATAACACATCTCCAAAGTCactaatgtaaaaaaaaaaaatggatttagcATGGACTGTAACACATAGACTGATCTGCAACACATTAACAGAAATTTCATATCACTTCAGGTGTTATCATATACATTTCATCCAACTAAAATTCGCAGATAGTGCAGAGTAAACATCAGCCAACCAAATGATTCAACACATTTATTCAGTAGCATTTAAGCAAGCAAGATTAAGACATACCTAAACTGTTGGTTTTCATCGGAGTAACAGAGCGATAAAGACAAAGCACcacagaaggagaaaaagataacaataaaaacCGCCATGGATCTTGTCACATCGTGCAAAATGATCTTAGCCAAGGTTTTCGTGTATAATCCGGttgtcctgaaaaaaaatatacacgGTTCTATTACATTAAGGACACAAGTTATGTGATACATAATGATGTTCGAATTATACTTAATAAGAATATAACAGTTTTCAACAGTCTTCTAAGAAAACTTCAGGGGGGGTCGACACGTTGCCATGCGTCGGCTCCATGGAAAGCATTTGGCTGTCTTAACCAAATTGCCcatcttctttattcttttaattCCATTACTCCCGTCTGTCTCCTCTCCTAGGACGTTTTTTTACTCTTTCTATTCTATACCTTTTTTCGTTGAGACGTTTTAAAAACTTCCAAATTTCCATCATGAAGACGCCTAGATGGTGGGGTTGCACTAATTATAAATTAGGCTTGTTAACCAAAATCCAAACCTAAGCCAACTGTGTGAGTAAGTTTCACAGATATGATTTTCTTGTTCTAATTTGCTGACATTCTCTCAAACCTATCAAACGTAGCTTATGATCCAGTTCACCTTGTCAGGCAAGAAAACTTAAAGATCCTCAGGAAGTTGAACAAGAAAGCTAAAGATGCCACAAGCCACTGAGCTTTACTTTGCGTGTACCGCAAGGGTATTATACACAGGATCAGCAAAAGGCCTGACCAGTCAAACAGGGTCATCCATTCTGTGAAGTACGACTTCCCCTCTCTAAGGGAAATAAGACAGATTAAAGGTTTGGAAAGAacacttttcattcaattaattcATTCTTATGTTTTTAACCTTACCATGACCTTACCATGACCTAACAATTCCATCGCCTCTACTCAATCTGACACTCAAACGCTCAAAGTTGGTTGTGTAGTAATTAATTCCACCTCTAAACTACTACCAAGTCTTCCCTAATCTATATCAACCTACATGAACACttgcaaatggtaaaatgtCCTGAGCTTTGGCAAAAAATGGTGTTTTAACCTGATTTTACACTCACTAGAATTGTATACTTACAATCTCATTTGATTAGTTTCTTCACATATGTAAAAGACCACCATAATTAGGGTGAAAATCTCACAAAATCCACGCAGTGAATCAGCTTCCCCCCCATATTGGGTGGGGTCTACTGTTGTGGAAGCACTCAGCGAAGAATATGACAAACACAGCAAGAAGATCACATACAATGCTGCTTGAAGGCTGTGggaaaaatttgggaaaagttGGTGATAGTAAATTATGCCATTATTTGAGTTTTTACtccaattatttttaataaaagattTACACCCTACATCCTGACACCTTCATGTAGCTTTTTCACAAAATCATCATTTTGTCTTTGGTAGAGATAAGAGATAGGGGACATCATTAATTTCCTGTTCTATCTCTTAGTACACAGTGGACACTTTTCCTAAGATGAtatacaaagatttttttggtAACTTAATGGTTCATTGTTGTGATAACTTTTCTGTTTTAGTGGATGCATCTCTCTCAATGTTTCCCCTTTGTTTAGTTTAATGCCTTACACCACTAAATATTCACCCCTTTATACAAACATGTATAAAGTATACCTCAGAAAAAAGTGtccataacttttccattttgttttcaccAACATTCTAACCACAGGATGTTGTAAGGCCtcctaaaaatgaaaatcaggcagtacatttcaaagaaaaaggtGAATATGATACAAGTTTAGCACAAAGACATTTTTTGATATCCATATTTTAGTTTGAATTATGACATGCTCATATTTTTGTAATAGTTTCAATACACTacagataaaaatgaaaatttaatgttgCTGTTAACTCCGTCGCCATTTCTCATAGTCTAATAGTAAGAGTAGGCATTAGAGAACAGATTGCAGGTTTATAGCCTTAccttatttttgctctttgcaATTAAATGCAAACAAGATCTATCTCTCCAGCTGAAATGTTTGTTGTCTATCTGCTTTTCTCTGCCAGGCATTGTAAGCCTTGGAGGGCATCCACCCTCATCACTATCCAAAATATGATAGTAAAAGTGATAATCCATAGGATCATCAGTGATTGTCCTCCAAGCTCCCTCAATTCCTTCCTTCTCATGTTcatttttgtaactttctttACGTTTTGGAAGATGTGGCCAGTGAGGATTCGCCATCTGGTCTAGCAGAGCCAATGTCGTTTTCTGGACAAAAAAATATGTACCACACACAAAGAAAGAACAcattttaaatataattataaaatttgtacATTAGGATGTATGTAGAAAAATGAATTCCCAAAGTGTCATACATTGGTACCCCTCTTTATTGAATTTCTCTCCACTAAATCTCCAATAAGGGCTGTTCCCCAATTAGTctgacctccccccccccccccttctccttTATCATCCATTTGCAAAGTTTTagtctgaaaaggaaaactttccaaACATGCACCAAGGTCTTCCTTACATAAGCAAACCTGTACACAATGCCTATAAGGTACTGGCCCAGGTTTGTTAGAGTAGGTTATTTGTGTACCCATAAGATATTGACTATTCTTTTCTAACACCTATATAACACTCTACCAGAGTTTTTCAAGAGGGCAATACTCTTATTCATGTTTCCTATCAGTAAGATGTTGCATGCTAATGAAAAACTATAAATTTCCCACCTTCATTTTGGGATTTTCAATAAGAGACTTGAAACTGAAGAAAGATGATTGAGGAGGCTTTGTCATGTCATCTGGTCTCCAGGAAAATAGGCTTTGGACTCTAGGATTAAATATAAATAGATTGTCTAGTGCATTGTGACCATCATCTGCATTATGTTCTGAGATCTGCCAAAAAAGTTGGGTCAGGTTTCAAACAGAACAGATTATTTTCATCTCATTCTAATACATCCACTATGTATGTTTTGGACTGCAATACGCACTGGTTTGAGTTATTGAATCCAAAAATATATAAAGGATGATctgaagagaaacaaaaattgctttgttttaatGTAAGGTGTGAGTTAGCCAGGGTTTGAGTTACCGAGCCTAAAATTGTAATAAATGTATGATGGAGTCCAAGGGAAtcaaatttgatttgatttagaGTGAGGTTCAAGTTATAAGTGAGGGTTTGGCTTATCAAGATTCAACTGTATGTGTATATAACTTACATGATTAGCCACTGTATAAGTCAAGGCTATTGCTATCAATAACTTCAATCAAATTATTAAATTgacatttaaagttaaaaatacagGCTAACATCTTagataaaacaataattttacTTTATAAGCATAATTGTGAAAAAAGTTTCCAATTTAAGCCCTCCATCATTTTTCCAAATCATGAAGCCTCATTCAAAGTTAGACTTCTGGCTAGTACCATTTTCTCTGTACCTTTCATGCCACATCGTTCTTATGAGATATGCCGCTACCTCATCTTTCTCTGCCAGTAAAGCCACCTCAACTGGTAACATGGCTCTTGTTGTCCTAGGTCGTTTTGTCTCCAGAGAGAGCAATGATGGACATTGCTTCACAAGTGTTTTGGCAACTTGTAAAAATCCAAGTTCTGCAGCATAGTGTAGTAATGTTCTCTTAGTCTTGTCATTCACATCTCTGAATGTCTCATATCTGTTGCCCAAATTCAAGTCACTCCTTAGCAGAATTTCCAGCAAACGATTTATCTGCAACAAGACATCCATCCTTCTTTCAAATACTGCTTTAAAATCAGCAAGGTTTCATTTTGCTCACAAATAGCCTATAAATTAACACATACAGATGATTTCTTATAGCATGATATAATAACTCAGAGGTCAATTACTTTCTTCATGGTATCTATTAAAATAATAGTTGCATTCAATTTGATAAGTTGGAAACAAGACTGCTATCTCCAAC
This is a stretch of genomic DNA from Pocillopora verrucosa isolate sample1 chromosome 12, ASM3666991v2, whole genome shotgun sequence. It encodes these proteins:
- the LOC131774212 gene encoding transient receptor potential cation channel subfamily V member 4-like isoform X1 translates to MLWNRAIDEVQVERLIQTYKDNGELDSEDPALLMLKIWPSSKQYKDNPEKLQGLEELINRLLEILLRSDLNLGNRYETFRDVNDKTKRTLLHYAAELGFLQVAKTLVKQCPSLLSLETKRPRTTRAMLPVEVALLAEKDEVAAYLIRTMWHERVQSLFSWRPDDMTKPPQSSFFSFKSLIENPKMKKTTLALLDQMANPHWPHLPKRKESYKNEHEKEGIEGAWRTITDDPMDYHFYYHILDSDEGGCPPRLTMPGREKQIDNKHFSWRDRSCLHLIAKSKNKEALQHPVVRMLVKTKWKSYGHFFLSLQAALYVIFLLCLSYSSLSASTTVDPTQYGGEADSLRGFCEIFTLIMVVFYICEETNQMRLEGKSYFTEWMTLFDWSGLLLILCIIPLRYTQSKAQWLVASLAFLFNFLRIFKFSCLTRTTGLYTKTLAKIILHDVTRSMAVFIVIFFSFCGALSLSLCYSDENQQFSDFGDVLLSGFRALSEQRPIAYDYSNFNWLSILLMMAYMGIVIVILLNILIAQMSTTYTQAKKVARLEYDVDRILQLTRMERFPFLNLRVKYYKEGDWISEMKLAQDLLEFSEDRNPWESVEERLTAIRDMMRKMVKQMRPGIG
- the LOC131774212 gene encoding transient receptor potential cation channel subfamily V member 4-like isoform X2, yielding MDVLLQINRLLEILLRSDLNLGNRYETFRDVNDKTKRTLLHYAAELGFLQVAKTLVKQCPSLLSLETKRPRTTRAMLPVEVALLAEKDEVAAYLIRTMWHERVQSLFSWRPDDMTKPPQSSFFSFKSLIENPKMKKTTLALLDQMANPHWPHLPKRKESYKNEHEKEGIEGAWRTITDDPMDYHFYYHILDSDEGGCPPRLTMPGREKQIDNKHFSWRDRSCLHLIAKSKNKEALQHPVVRMLVKTKWKSYGHFFLSLQAALYVIFLLCLSYSSLSASTTVDPTQYGGEADSLRGFCEIFTLIMVVFYICEETNQMRLEGKSYFTEWMTLFDWSGLLLILCIIPLRYTQSKAQWLVASLAFLFNFLRIFKFSCLTRTTGLYTKTLAKIILHDVTRSMAVFIVIFFSFCGALSLSLCYSDENQQFSDFGDVLLSGFRALSEQRPIAYDYSNFNWLSILLMMAYMGIVIVILLNILIAQMSTTYTQAKKVARLEYDVDRILQLTRMERFPFLNLRVKYYKEGDWISEMKLAQDLLEFSEDRNPWESVEERLTAIRDMMRKMVKQMRPGIG